In Chryseobacterium gotjawalense, the following are encoded in one genomic region:
- a CDS encoding polyketide cyclase codes for MRWLKFGIIIVLFFGAVYAVSMTFVDESKNFTIEKEINYPVDKVFPQFNNLQNFTRWNSFFADNKNLSVQYFTPYEGKGSAMSFHDRKDESNFGDFFIRYENPGHTLRYQFFEGKKNTPYEINLRFISENDKTRIIWYVHTPKQSFLRRPLNLISEDFWVSKIDKSMKNLYQLLGNKVNKETQLESLKFDSLTVEQQDSQLLLGINVTTKNNALFKNIAISHNKVLNYVKMDLGKKDDEYGEPILINDADNYKDKEVSYFYGIPLSKKETVTDNNFSFRTLKSGKYYVIYYKGNYEGRIRAIQQLLTKAKQDTMRIGDLQQTFLEEPTADNKTVMKLSLPVYK; via the coding sequence ATGCGTTGGTTAAAATTCGGAATCATTATCGTTTTGTTTTTTGGGGCAGTTTATGCTGTCTCTATGACTTTTGTGGATGAAAGCAAAAATTTCACCATTGAAAAAGAAATAAATTATCCTGTAGATAAAGTATTTCCGCAATTTAATAATTTACAGAATTTCACCAGATGGAATTCCTTTTTTGCAGATAATAAAAATTTGTCGGTGCAATACTTTACGCCCTATGAAGGGAAAGGAAGTGCAATGAGCTTCCACGACAGAAAGGATGAGAGTAATTTCGGAGATTTTTTTATCCGGTATGAAAATCCCGGGCACACGCTAAGATATCAATTCTTCGAAGGCAAAAAAAATACGCCCTACGAAATCAACCTAAGGTTTATTTCTGAAAATGATAAAACCAGAATTATTTGGTACGTGCATACTCCAAAACAATCTTTTCTAAGGAGACCTTTGAATTTGATTTCAGAAGATTTTTGGGTAAGCAAAATTGATAAAAGCATGAAAAATCTTTATCAGCTTTTAGGAAATAAAGTAAATAAAGAAACTCAGCTCGAAAGTTTAAAATTCGACAGCCTCACCGTTGAGCAACAAGACAGCCAATTGCTGTTGGGGATTAATGTGACGACGAAAAATAATGCCCTTTTCAAAAACATTGCCATCAGTCACAACAAGGTGCTGAACTATGTAAAAATGGACCTTGGTAAAAAAGACGATGAATATGGCGAGCCGATCTTAATTAATGATGCTGATAATTATAAAGATAAAGAGGTTTCTTATTTTTACGGTATTCCACTTTCTAAAAAAGAAACGGTAACCGATAATAATTTTAGTTTTAGAACTTTAAAGAGCGGCAAGTATTACGTGATCTACTATAAAGGAAATTACGAAGGCAGAATAAGGGCAATTCAGCAACTTTTAACAAAAGCCAAACAGGACACGATGCGAATTGGTGATTTGCAACAGACTTTTTTGGAGGAGCCAACTGCTGATAACAAAACGGTTATGAAGTTATCTCTGCCGGTTTACAAATAA